The following coding sequences lie in one Phyllopteryx taeniolatus isolate TA_2022b chromosome 4, UOR_Ptae_1.2, whole genome shotgun sequence genomic window:
- the atad5b gene encoding ATPase family AAA domain-containing protein 5b isoform X1 has translation MPKKLKRTKKSRHNVSCVNEEKPRAVEQGSSRRNKCGQTESPPQSDADLMGMGEKVPTPSSSLQPGRGHVPPPPTLHSILRDIQASNTAFPVQSVFGTLQRKARERLPDSGIKGEKHLDLKRKQESSEKGSKHLRSNIMTTETASSNLSTQFSVETRPRVSRLSRTRRLKQQVASESGEIRTDMEKTLKTIQEVSSCADVLWTDKYSPQCASELIGNNLQVSKLHRWLKMWKRRSDCAESKRMEQIKNEETSSRNISTQDSWDCGDFQGEAGSEDHGEPPPCNTMLITGPPGVGKTASVYACAQELGFQVFEVNSSSQRNGRQVLCQLREATQSHLVETAGKDPLRPAYFSNYGTRGCSPRSEHLAGTLPPAQKVSVSSKKQTFGRRRPTGKEKPAAVTLTNFFKMKAKAEHLCGLPPAKSPHDKLKKGPELQTAPQRKKGATSLILFEEVDVIFEDDVGFLAAIKTFMTTTKRPVVLTTNDPKFRERFSGSLEEVAFKKPSAVRSGCSVLLSPAQVDQLLKQGASQQANVCSYLQLLCLAQGVNMETDDVRSLFTLTGGDVRRCLLQLQLWVNSVQGTSVEAENTSLPQHSTGCTASMLGLHPVSQNHLLNLLKNPTWTEAGMNKLVESWRRDVSLLYSNMEMLTPIGSHQEMLLLRSKMKAADINPVRDGLGLSNMMVIGSSLTLKGQISPYCPKTRLHHRTEQSAANVDLTCLNALADFFDVMSYINATLATAEVFDPAARTRDFVWTGADIKDSVLDETSEEEGRSHSQERLLEIQAAVESLGCRSCWSRMSYVWTETQTCVPELGRTVSGSSNGIHFACQPPGDPIMCQRRYKMSQAVLSSQPFGLLGNRQAVCVDYMPALRSISRSMRQPNKEPDRCVHFLRSLHLGLSKSTLQLLAQDFSSNQSGSRNKTTS, from the exons ATGCCAAAAAAACTGAAACGGACCAAAAAGAGTCGACACAATGTTTCTTGTGTTAATGAAGAGAAACCTCGAGCAGTCGAG CAGGGAAGCAGTAGAAGGAACAAATGTGGGCAGACAGAGTCCCCTCCTCAGAGTGATGCTGACTTGATGGGAATGGGTGAGAAGGTGCCAACACCTTCATCATCCCTGCAGCCGGGGAGAGGACATGTGCCACCGCCGCCAACGCTGCACAGCATTTTGCGGGACATCCAAGCATCCAACACAGCATTCCCGGTCCAGAGTGTGTTCGGAACGCTGCAGAGGAAAGCCAGAGAGAGGCTACCAGATTCTGGAATAAAAG GAGAGAAGCACCTGGATTTAAAGAGGAAACAAGAAAGCTCTGAAAAGGGCTCCAAACACCTAAGGTCTAATATCATGACTACAGAAACTGCTAGTTCCAACCTCTCAACGCAGTTTTCAGTTGAAACGCGTCCCAGAGTGAGCAGGCTCAGCCGCACCCGGAGGCTGAAGCAACAGGTTGCGAGTGAAAGCGGGGAAATTCGCACAGATATGGAAAAAACACTCAAAACTATCCAAGAAG TGTCCAGTTGTGCGGATGTGCTGTGGACAGACAAGTACAGTCCTCAGTGTGCAAGTGAACTTATTGGGAATAACCTCCAAGTGAGCAAATTGCACCG ttgGTTGAAAATGTGGAAACGGCGGTCCGACTGCGCTGAGAGTAAGAGAATGGAGCAAATAAAAAACGAAGAAACGAGCAGCAGAAACATTTCCACACAag ACTCGTGGGATTGTGGAGACTTCCAGGGCGAGGCGGGCTCAGAGGACCACGGTGAGCCGCCGCCGTGCAACACCATGCTGATCACGGGGCCTCCAGGCGTGGGCAAGACGGCGTCGGTGTACGCCTGCGCTCAGGAGCTCGGCTTCCAG GTTTTTGAGGTGAACTCCTCCTCCCAGCGTAATGGCCGCCAGGTTCTGTGTCAGTTGAGAGAGGCCACCCAGTCCCACCTGGTGGAGACGGCCGGGAAGGACCCACTGAGACCGGCGTACTTCAGCAACTACGGCACCAGAGGATGCTCACCTAGAAGTGAACATTTAGCTG GCACATTGCCACCTGCCCAAAAGGTGTCCGTCAGCTCAAAAAAGCAGACGTTTGGCCGCCGCAGACCCACAGGAAAGGAGAAGCCAGCCGCTGTCACTCTGACAAACTTCTTCAAGATGAAGGCCAAAGCAGAACACCTGTGCGGTCTGCCACCAGCGAAGTCGCCGCACGACAAACTGAAAAAGGGGCCCGAGCTTCAAACTGCGCCGCAGAGGAAAAAAGGAGCCACGTCGCTAATCCTGTTTGAGGAG GTTGATGTCATTTTTGAAGATGATGTTGGTTTCTTGGCAGCCATCAAGACGTTCATGACGACTACTAAGAGGCCAGTGGTTCTCACCACCAATG ATCCTAAATTCAGAGAGCGATTCAGTGGGAGCTTGGAAGAAGTTGCTTTCAAGAAGCCGTCGGCGGTGAGATCCGGTTGCTCCGTGCTTTTGAGCCCCGCTCAAGTCGATCAGCTTTTAAAGCAAGGTGCCTCGCAACAGGCGAACGTCTGCAGCTACCTGCAGCTGCTGTGTTTGGCCCAGGGCGTGAACATGGAAACGGACGACGTGCGAAGCCTCTTCACCCTCACCGGAGGCGACGTCAGACGTTGTCTCCTGCAGCTCCAGTTGTGGGTGAACAGTGTTCAAG GCACTAGTGTAGAAGCAGAAAACACCAGCCTTCCCCAACATAGTACAGGCTGCACTGCGAGCATGCTGGGTCTTCATCCTGTGAGTCAAAACCATCTGCTGAACCTTCTGAAG AATCCGACATGGACTGAAGCTGGAATGAACAAGCTGGTGGAGAGCTGGAGAAGAGATGTTTCTCTACTGTACTCCAACATGGAGATGCTCACACCCATCGGGTCCCACCAGGAAATGCTTTTGCTCCGGTCTAAAATGAAAGCTGCAGACATCAACCCAGTGAGGGATGGACTTGGGCTTAGCAACATGATGGTGATCGGATCCAGTTTGACACTCAAAGGACAAATAAGCCCCTATTGTCCGAAAACAAGGCTACATCACAGGACCGAACAAAGTGCGGCCAATGTAGACTTGACATGTTTGAATGCTCTGGCTGACTTCTTTGACGTCATGTCGTACATCAATGCCACATTAGCAACAGCAGAAGTGTTTGATCCAGCTGCTCGCACAAGGGACTTTGTCTGGACTGGAGCTGACATTAAAGATAGTGTGTTAGATGAAACGAGCGAGGAGGAAGGACGGAGTCACAGCCAGGAGaggctgttggaaattcaggcAGCTGTGGAGAGTTTGGGGTGCCGCAGTTGTTGGAGTCGCATGTCGTACGTTTGGACGGAGACGCAGACATGCGTACCGGAACTTGGACGAACAGTCTCAGGGTCTTCCAATGGGATACACTTCGCTTGTCAACCTCCAGGTGACCCAAT CATGTGCCAGAGGCGGTACAAGATGAGCCAGGCCGTGCTGAGTAGTCAGCCCTTCGGCCTGCTGGGAAACAGGCAGGCTGTATGCGTTGACTACATGCCCGCCCTCCGTTCCATCAGTCGCTCTATGAGGCAGCCAAACAAGGAGCCGGACAG GTGTGTACACTTCCTCCGAAGCTTACACCTGGGCCTCTCCAAGTCAACGCTCCAACTCTTGGCCCAAGATTTCTCCAGCAACCAATCAGGCAGCCGAAACAAAACTACCTCATAA
- the atad5b gene encoding ATPase family AAA domain-containing protein 5b isoform X2, producing the protein MPKKLKRTKKSRHNVSCVNEEKPRAVEQGSSRRNKCGQTESPPQSDADLMGMGEKVPTPSSSLQPGRGHVPPPPTLHSILRDIQASNTAFPVQSVFGTLQRKARERLPDSGIKGEKHLDLKRKQESSEKGSKHLRSNIMTTETASSNLSTQFSVETRPRVSRLSRTRRLKQQVASESGEIRTDMEKTLKTIQEVSSCADVLWTDKYSPQCASELIGNNLQVSKLHRWLKMWKRRSDCAESKRMEQIKNEETSSRNISTQDSWDCGDFQGEAGSEDHGEPPPCNTMLITGPPGVGKTASVYACAQELGFQVFEVNSSSQRNGRQVLCQLREATQSHLVETAGKDPLRPAYFSNYGTRGCSPRSEHLAGTLPPAQKVSVSSKKQTFGRRRPTGKEKPAAVTLTNFFKMKAKAEHLCGLPPAKSPHDKLKKGPELQTAPQRKKGATSLILFEEVDVIFEDDVGFLAAIKTFMTTTKRPVVLTTNDPKFRERFSGSLEEVAFKKPSAANVCSYLQLLCLAQGVNMETDDVRSLFTLTGGDVRRCLLQLQLWVNSVQGTSVEAENTSLPQHSTGCTASMLGLHPVSQNHLLNLLKNPTWTEAGMNKLVESWRRDVSLLYSNMEMLTPIGSHQEMLLLRSKMKAADINPVRDGLGLSNMMVIGSSLTLKGQISPYCPKTRLHHRTEQSAANVDLTCLNALADFFDVMSYINATLATAEVFDPAARTRDFVWTGADIKDSVLDETSEEEGRSHSQERLLEIQAAVESLGCRSCWSRMSYVWTETQTCVPELGRTVSGSSNGIHFACQPPGDPIMCQRRYKMSQAVLSSQPFGLLGNRQAVCVDYMPALRSISRSMRQPNKEPDRCVHFLRSLHLGLSKSTLQLLAQDFSSNQSGSRNKTTS; encoded by the exons ATGCCAAAAAAACTGAAACGGACCAAAAAGAGTCGACACAATGTTTCTTGTGTTAATGAAGAGAAACCTCGAGCAGTCGAG CAGGGAAGCAGTAGAAGGAACAAATGTGGGCAGACAGAGTCCCCTCCTCAGAGTGATGCTGACTTGATGGGAATGGGTGAGAAGGTGCCAACACCTTCATCATCCCTGCAGCCGGGGAGAGGACATGTGCCACCGCCGCCAACGCTGCACAGCATTTTGCGGGACATCCAAGCATCCAACACAGCATTCCCGGTCCAGAGTGTGTTCGGAACGCTGCAGAGGAAAGCCAGAGAGAGGCTACCAGATTCTGGAATAAAAG GAGAGAAGCACCTGGATTTAAAGAGGAAACAAGAAAGCTCTGAAAAGGGCTCCAAACACCTAAGGTCTAATATCATGACTACAGAAACTGCTAGTTCCAACCTCTCAACGCAGTTTTCAGTTGAAACGCGTCCCAGAGTGAGCAGGCTCAGCCGCACCCGGAGGCTGAAGCAACAGGTTGCGAGTGAAAGCGGGGAAATTCGCACAGATATGGAAAAAACACTCAAAACTATCCAAGAAG TGTCCAGTTGTGCGGATGTGCTGTGGACAGACAAGTACAGTCCTCAGTGTGCAAGTGAACTTATTGGGAATAACCTCCAAGTGAGCAAATTGCACCG ttgGTTGAAAATGTGGAAACGGCGGTCCGACTGCGCTGAGAGTAAGAGAATGGAGCAAATAAAAAACGAAGAAACGAGCAGCAGAAACATTTCCACACAag ACTCGTGGGATTGTGGAGACTTCCAGGGCGAGGCGGGCTCAGAGGACCACGGTGAGCCGCCGCCGTGCAACACCATGCTGATCACGGGGCCTCCAGGCGTGGGCAAGACGGCGTCGGTGTACGCCTGCGCTCAGGAGCTCGGCTTCCAG GTTTTTGAGGTGAACTCCTCCTCCCAGCGTAATGGCCGCCAGGTTCTGTGTCAGTTGAGAGAGGCCACCCAGTCCCACCTGGTGGAGACGGCCGGGAAGGACCCACTGAGACCGGCGTACTTCAGCAACTACGGCACCAGAGGATGCTCACCTAGAAGTGAACATTTAGCTG GCACATTGCCACCTGCCCAAAAGGTGTCCGTCAGCTCAAAAAAGCAGACGTTTGGCCGCCGCAGACCCACAGGAAAGGAGAAGCCAGCCGCTGTCACTCTGACAAACTTCTTCAAGATGAAGGCCAAAGCAGAACACCTGTGCGGTCTGCCACCAGCGAAGTCGCCGCACGACAAACTGAAAAAGGGGCCCGAGCTTCAAACTGCGCCGCAGAGGAAAAAAGGAGCCACGTCGCTAATCCTGTTTGAGGAG GTTGATGTCATTTTTGAAGATGATGTTGGTTTCTTGGCAGCCATCAAGACGTTCATGACGACTACTAAGAGGCCAGTGGTTCTCACCACCAATG ATCCTAAATTCAGAGAGCGATTCAGTGGGAGCTTGGAAGAAGTTGCTTTCAAGAAGCCGTCGGCG GCGAACGTCTGCAGCTACCTGCAGCTGCTGTGTTTGGCCCAGGGCGTGAACATGGAAACGGACGACGTGCGAAGCCTCTTCACCCTCACCGGAGGCGACGTCAGACGTTGTCTCCTGCAGCTCCAGTTGTGGGTGAACAGTGTTCAAG GCACTAGTGTAGAAGCAGAAAACACCAGCCTTCCCCAACATAGTACAGGCTGCACTGCGAGCATGCTGGGTCTTCATCCTGTGAGTCAAAACCATCTGCTGAACCTTCTGAAG AATCCGACATGGACTGAAGCTGGAATGAACAAGCTGGTGGAGAGCTGGAGAAGAGATGTTTCTCTACTGTACTCCAACATGGAGATGCTCACACCCATCGGGTCCCACCAGGAAATGCTTTTGCTCCGGTCTAAAATGAAAGCTGCAGACATCAACCCAGTGAGGGATGGACTTGGGCTTAGCAACATGATGGTGATCGGATCCAGTTTGACACTCAAAGGACAAATAAGCCCCTATTGTCCGAAAACAAGGCTACATCACAGGACCGAACAAAGTGCGGCCAATGTAGACTTGACATGTTTGAATGCTCTGGCTGACTTCTTTGACGTCATGTCGTACATCAATGCCACATTAGCAACAGCAGAAGTGTTTGATCCAGCTGCTCGCACAAGGGACTTTGTCTGGACTGGAGCTGACATTAAAGATAGTGTGTTAGATGAAACGAGCGAGGAGGAAGGACGGAGTCACAGCCAGGAGaggctgttggaaattcaggcAGCTGTGGAGAGTTTGGGGTGCCGCAGTTGTTGGAGTCGCATGTCGTACGTTTGGACGGAGACGCAGACATGCGTACCGGAACTTGGACGAACAGTCTCAGGGTCTTCCAATGGGATACACTTCGCTTGTCAACCTCCAGGTGACCCAAT CATGTGCCAGAGGCGGTACAAGATGAGCCAGGCCGTGCTGAGTAGTCAGCCCTTCGGCCTGCTGGGAAACAGGCAGGCTGTATGCGTTGACTACATGCCCGCCCTCCGTTCCATCAGTCGCTCTATGAGGCAGCCAAACAAGGAGCCGGACAG GTGTGTACACTTCCTCCGAAGCTTACACCTGGGCCTCTCCAAGTCAACGCTCCAACTCTTGGCCCAAGATTTCTCCAGCAACCAATCAGGCAGCCGAAACAAAACTACCTCATAA
- the atad5b gene encoding ATPase family AAA domain-containing protein 5b isoform X4 gives MPKKLKRTKKSRHNVSCVNEEKPRAVEQGSSRRNKCGQTESPPQSDADLMGMGEKVPTPSSSLQPGRGHVPPPPTLHSILRDIQASNTAFPVQSVFGTLQRKARERLPDSGIKDSWDCGDFQGEAGSEDHGEPPPCNTMLITGPPGVGKTASVYACAQELGFQVFEVNSSSQRNGRQVLCQLREATQSHLVETAGKDPLRPAYFSNYGTRGCSPRSEHLAGTLPPAQKVSVSSKKQTFGRRRPTGKEKPAAVTLTNFFKMKAKAEHLCGLPPAKSPHDKLKKGPELQTAPQRKKGATSLILFEEVDVIFEDDVGFLAAIKTFMTTTKRPVVLTTNDPKFRERFSGSLEEVAFKKPSAVRSGCSVLLSPAQVDQLLKQGASQQANVCSYLQLLCLAQGVNMETDDVRSLFTLTGGDVRRCLLQLQLWVNSVQGTSVEAENTSLPQHSTGCTASMLGLHPVSQNHLLNLLKNPTWTEAGMNKLVESWRRDVSLLYSNMEMLTPIGSHQEMLLLRSKMKAADINPVRDGLGLSNMMVIGSSLTLKGQISPYCPKTRLHHRTEQSAANVDLTCLNALADFFDVMSYINATLATAEVFDPAARTRDFVWTGADIKDSVLDETSEEEGRSHSQERLLEIQAAVESLGCRSCWSRMSYVWTETQTCVPELGRTVSGSSNGIHFACQPPGDPIMCQRRYKMSQAVLSSQPFGLLGNRQAVCVDYMPALRSISRSMRQPNKEPDRCVHFLRSLHLGLSKSTLQLLAQDFSSNQSGSRNKTTS, from the exons ATGCCAAAAAAACTGAAACGGACCAAAAAGAGTCGACACAATGTTTCTTGTGTTAATGAAGAGAAACCTCGAGCAGTCGAG CAGGGAAGCAGTAGAAGGAACAAATGTGGGCAGACAGAGTCCCCTCCTCAGAGTGATGCTGACTTGATGGGAATGGGTGAGAAGGTGCCAACACCTTCATCATCCCTGCAGCCGGGGAGAGGACATGTGCCACCGCCGCCAACGCTGCACAGCATTTTGCGGGACATCCAAGCATCCAACACAGCATTCCCGGTCCAGAGTGTGTTCGGAACGCTGCAGAGGAAAGCCAGAGAGAGGCTACCAGATTCTGGAATAAAAG ACTCGTGGGATTGTGGAGACTTCCAGGGCGAGGCGGGCTCAGAGGACCACGGTGAGCCGCCGCCGTGCAACACCATGCTGATCACGGGGCCTCCAGGCGTGGGCAAGACGGCGTCGGTGTACGCCTGCGCTCAGGAGCTCGGCTTCCAG GTTTTTGAGGTGAACTCCTCCTCCCAGCGTAATGGCCGCCAGGTTCTGTGTCAGTTGAGAGAGGCCACCCAGTCCCACCTGGTGGAGACGGCCGGGAAGGACCCACTGAGACCGGCGTACTTCAGCAACTACGGCACCAGAGGATGCTCACCTAGAAGTGAACATTTAGCTG GCACATTGCCACCTGCCCAAAAGGTGTCCGTCAGCTCAAAAAAGCAGACGTTTGGCCGCCGCAGACCCACAGGAAAGGAGAAGCCAGCCGCTGTCACTCTGACAAACTTCTTCAAGATGAAGGCCAAAGCAGAACACCTGTGCGGTCTGCCACCAGCGAAGTCGCCGCACGACAAACTGAAAAAGGGGCCCGAGCTTCAAACTGCGCCGCAGAGGAAAAAAGGAGCCACGTCGCTAATCCTGTTTGAGGAG GTTGATGTCATTTTTGAAGATGATGTTGGTTTCTTGGCAGCCATCAAGACGTTCATGACGACTACTAAGAGGCCAGTGGTTCTCACCACCAATG ATCCTAAATTCAGAGAGCGATTCAGTGGGAGCTTGGAAGAAGTTGCTTTCAAGAAGCCGTCGGCGGTGAGATCCGGTTGCTCCGTGCTTTTGAGCCCCGCTCAAGTCGATCAGCTTTTAAAGCAAGGTGCCTCGCAACAGGCGAACGTCTGCAGCTACCTGCAGCTGCTGTGTTTGGCCCAGGGCGTGAACATGGAAACGGACGACGTGCGAAGCCTCTTCACCCTCACCGGAGGCGACGTCAGACGTTGTCTCCTGCAGCTCCAGTTGTGGGTGAACAGTGTTCAAG GCACTAGTGTAGAAGCAGAAAACACCAGCCTTCCCCAACATAGTACAGGCTGCACTGCGAGCATGCTGGGTCTTCATCCTGTGAGTCAAAACCATCTGCTGAACCTTCTGAAG AATCCGACATGGACTGAAGCTGGAATGAACAAGCTGGTGGAGAGCTGGAGAAGAGATGTTTCTCTACTGTACTCCAACATGGAGATGCTCACACCCATCGGGTCCCACCAGGAAATGCTTTTGCTCCGGTCTAAAATGAAAGCTGCAGACATCAACCCAGTGAGGGATGGACTTGGGCTTAGCAACATGATGGTGATCGGATCCAGTTTGACACTCAAAGGACAAATAAGCCCCTATTGTCCGAAAACAAGGCTACATCACAGGACCGAACAAAGTGCGGCCAATGTAGACTTGACATGTTTGAATGCTCTGGCTGACTTCTTTGACGTCATGTCGTACATCAATGCCACATTAGCAACAGCAGAAGTGTTTGATCCAGCTGCTCGCACAAGGGACTTTGTCTGGACTGGAGCTGACATTAAAGATAGTGTGTTAGATGAAACGAGCGAGGAGGAAGGACGGAGTCACAGCCAGGAGaggctgttggaaattcaggcAGCTGTGGAGAGTTTGGGGTGCCGCAGTTGTTGGAGTCGCATGTCGTACGTTTGGACGGAGACGCAGACATGCGTACCGGAACTTGGACGAACAGTCTCAGGGTCTTCCAATGGGATACACTTCGCTTGTCAACCTCCAGGTGACCCAAT CATGTGCCAGAGGCGGTACAAGATGAGCCAGGCCGTGCTGAGTAGTCAGCCCTTCGGCCTGCTGGGAAACAGGCAGGCTGTATGCGTTGACTACATGCCCGCCCTCCGTTCCATCAGTCGCTCTATGAGGCAGCCAAACAAGGAGCCGGACAG GTGTGTACACTTCCTCCGAAGCTTACACCTGGGCCTCTCCAAGTCAACGCTCCAACTCTTGGCCCAAGATTTCTCCAGCAACCAATCAGGCAGCCGAAACAAAACTACCTCATAA
- the atad5b gene encoding ATPase family AAA domain-containing protein 5b isoform X3, with the protein MGMGEKVPTPSSSLQPGRGHVPPPPTLHSILRDIQASNTAFPVQSVFGTLQRKARERLPDSGIKGEKHLDLKRKQESSEKGSKHLRSNIMTTETASSNLSTQFSVETRPRVSRLSRTRRLKQQVASESGEIRTDMEKTLKTIQEVSSCADVLWTDKYSPQCASELIGNNLQVSKLHRWLKMWKRRSDCAESKRMEQIKNEETSSRNISTQDSWDCGDFQGEAGSEDHGEPPPCNTMLITGPPGVGKTASVYACAQELGFQVFEVNSSSQRNGRQVLCQLREATQSHLVETAGKDPLRPAYFSNYGTRGCSPRSEHLAGTLPPAQKVSVSSKKQTFGRRRPTGKEKPAAVTLTNFFKMKAKAEHLCGLPPAKSPHDKLKKGPELQTAPQRKKGATSLILFEEVDVIFEDDVGFLAAIKTFMTTTKRPVVLTTNDPKFRERFSGSLEEVAFKKPSAVRSGCSVLLSPAQVDQLLKQGASQQANVCSYLQLLCLAQGVNMETDDVRSLFTLTGGDVRRCLLQLQLWVNSVQGTSVEAENTSLPQHSTGCTASMLGLHPVSQNHLLNLLKNPTWTEAGMNKLVESWRRDVSLLYSNMEMLTPIGSHQEMLLLRSKMKAADINPVRDGLGLSNMMVIGSSLTLKGQISPYCPKTRLHHRTEQSAANVDLTCLNALADFFDVMSYINATLATAEVFDPAARTRDFVWTGADIKDSVLDETSEEEGRSHSQERLLEIQAAVESLGCRSCWSRMSYVWTETQTCVPELGRTVSGSSNGIHFACQPPGDPIMCQRRYKMSQAVLSSQPFGLLGNRQAVCVDYMPALRSISRSMRQPNKEPDRCVHFLRSLHLGLSKSTLQLLAQDFSSNQSGSRNKTTS; encoded by the exons ATGGGAATGGGTGAGAAGGTGCCAACACCTTCATCATCCCTGCAGCCGGGGAGAGGACATGTGCCACCGCCGCCAACGCTGCACAGCATTTTGCGGGACATCCAAGCATCCAACACAGCATTCCCGGTCCAGAGTGTGTTCGGAACGCTGCAGAGGAAAGCCAGAGAGAGGCTACCAGATTCTGGAATAAAAG GAGAGAAGCACCTGGATTTAAAGAGGAAACAAGAAAGCTCTGAAAAGGGCTCCAAACACCTAAGGTCTAATATCATGACTACAGAAACTGCTAGTTCCAACCTCTCAACGCAGTTTTCAGTTGAAACGCGTCCCAGAGTGAGCAGGCTCAGCCGCACCCGGAGGCTGAAGCAACAGGTTGCGAGTGAAAGCGGGGAAATTCGCACAGATATGGAAAAAACACTCAAAACTATCCAAGAAG TGTCCAGTTGTGCGGATGTGCTGTGGACAGACAAGTACAGTCCTCAGTGTGCAAGTGAACTTATTGGGAATAACCTCCAAGTGAGCAAATTGCACCG ttgGTTGAAAATGTGGAAACGGCGGTCCGACTGCGCTGAGAGTAAGAGAATGGAGCAAATAAAAAACGAAGAAACGAGCAGCAGAAACATTTCCACACAag ACTCGTGGGATTGTGGAGACTTCCAGGGCGAGGCGGGCTCAGAGGACCACGGTGAGCCGCCGCCGTGCAACACCATGCTGATCACGGGGCCTCCAGGCGTGGGCAAGACGGCGTCGGTGTACGCCTGCGCTCAGGAGCTCGGCTTCCAG GTTTTTGAGGTGAACTCCTCCTCCCAGCGTAATGGCCGCCAGGTTCTGTGTCAGTTGAGAGAGGCCACCCAGTCCCACCTGGTGGAGACGGCCGGGAAGGACCCACTGAGACCGGCGTACTTCAGCAACTACGGCACCAGAGGATGCTCACCTAGAAGTGAACATTTAGCTG GCACATTGCCACCTGCCCAAAAGGTGTCCGTCAGCTCAAAAAAGCAGACGTTTGGCCGCCGCAGACCCACAGGAAAGGAGAAGCCAGCCGCTGTCACTCTGACAAACTTCTTCAAGATGAAGGCCAAAGCAGAACACCTGTGCGGTCTGCCACCAGCGAAGTCGCCGCACGACAAACTGAAAAAGGGGCCCGAGCTTCAAACTGCGCCGCAGAGGAAAAAAGGAGCCACGTCGCTAATCCTGTTTGAGGAG GTTGATGTCATTTTTGAAGATGATGTTGGTTTCTTGGCAGCCATCAAGACGTTCATGACGACTACTAAGAGGCCAGTGGTTCTCACCACCAATG ATCCTAAATTCAGAGAGCGATTCAGTGGGAGCTTGGAAGAAGTTGCTTTCAAGAAGCCGTCGGCGGTGAGATCCGGTTGCTCCGTGCTTTTGAGCCCCGCTCAAGTCGATCAGCTTTTAAAGCAAGGTGCCTCGCAACAGGCGAACGTCTGCAGCTACCTGCAGCTGCTGTGTTTGGCCCAGGGCGTGAACATGGAAACGGACGACGTGCGAAGCCTCTTCACCCTCACCGGAGGCGACGTCAGACGTTGTCTCCTGCAGCTCCAGTTGTGGGTGAACAGTGTTCAAG GCACTAGTGTAGAAGCAGAAAACACCAGCCTTCCCCAACATAGTACAGGCTGCACTGCGAGCATGCTGGGTCTTCATCCTGTGAGTCAAAACCATCTGCTGAACCTTCTGAAG AATCCGACATGGACTGAAGCTGGAATGAACAAGCTGGTGGAGAGCTGGAGAAGAGATGTTTCTCTACTGTACTCCAACATGGAGATGCTCACACCCATCGGGTCCCACCAGGAAATGCTTTTGCTCCGGTCTAAAATGAAAGCTGCAGACATCAACCCAGTGAGGGATGGACTTGGGCTTAGCAACATGATGGTGATCGGATCCAGTTTGACACTCAAAGGACAAATAAGCCCCTATTGTCCGAAAACAAGGCTACATCACAGGACCGAACAAAGTGCGGCCAATGTAGACTTGACATGTTTGAATGCTCTGGCTGACTTCTTTGACGTCATGTCGTACATCAATGCCACATTAGCAACAGCAGAAGTGTTTGATCCAGCTGCTCGCACAAGGGACTTTGTCTGGACTGGAGCTGACATTAAAGATAGTGTGTTAGATGAAACGAGCGAGGAGGAAGGACGGAGTCACAGCCAGGAGaggctgttggaaattcaggcAGCTGTGGAGAGTTTGGGGTGCCGCAGTTGTTGGAGTCGCATGTCGTACGTTTGGACGGAGACGCAGACATGCGTACCGGAACTTGGACGAACAGTCTCAGGGTCTTCCAATGGGATACACTTCGCTTGTCAACCTCCAGGTGACCCAAT CATGTGCCAGAGGCGGTACAAGATGAGCCAGGCCGTGCTGAGTAGTCAGCCCTTCGGCCTGCTGGGAAACAGGCAGGCTGTATGCGTTGACTACATGCCCGCCCTCCGTTCCATCAGTCGCTCTATGAGGCAGCCAAACAAGGAGCCGGACAG GTGTGTACACTTCCTCCGAAGCTTACACCTGGGCCTCTCCAAGTCAACGCTCCAACTCTTGGCCCAAGATTTCTCCAGCAACCAATCAGGCAGCCGAAACAAAACTACCTCATAA